From the genome of Adlercreutzia equolifaciens DSM 19450:
GACAGCCCGGTCGATCCGGTCGTTTTCGCTACGGCGACGGTGAACGGAAAAGAGGCTAAGACGGCCGGCCAGATCTATTGGGAAGAGGCCGAACCGTGGACGCTGGAAGCGGCGGCCGAGACCTGCTGGCTGAAACCCGAGAAGATCCAAGAGGCCATAGAGCTGTACATAAACGCCGATTTCGGCGGAATCAGCAACGGCGTGTTCTCCGATCACCAGGAGAATTCCTCCACGGCCCCCCTGGGTGCTCTGGCCATCGATTCCTTGCTCGGGTTCGTCGAAACGCCACTCTCCGCCTTCCAGAACCACGGTCCGGCGAGCCTTACGCCCGATCGACCCACGGTGCGCACCGGCGTTTTCTCCACGAGCTTCGAGCGCTACGGATTAGGCTGGACGACCGGTCTCACCAAGGGCGAGAACGATCGTCTGCTCGACGATATTGTAGCCGGCTGGGACGCCAAGGGCCGCGACGGTGAAGAGATGCGTCGCTACTTCTTCCAATCACGCTGCGACACCATGGGGGCCAACGCCCACAAGGGCATCCACCAGTGGCAGACCTGCGCTCCTCGCGAGCTGCGAGAGGGCATCACCACCGGCGAGCCCTATCGCCCGCGCGTCATGTACGAGATGTCCGGCAACAAGTACGCCGTCATGGGGCCGGCACTCGAATGGAAGAAGGCCTACGACCAGCAGGACTTCATCATCCAGCAGTATCCGATGATGACCTCGTTCACCGTTCAGAGCGTGGACTTGTTCCTCCCTACGACCGAATGGCTGGAATACGATAGCTACGAGGCACCGGCCACACACTTCAACCGCCATTACGCCCGCTGCCAAGTAACCCACCTCGGCGAGACCGTGAATCCGTTCGTCTCCCCCTACCAGGTGGCGAAGGCGGCCGTTGAGAAGCTCGGCGAGGATAATGTGTTCGACCCCGATGCCTACAAGCAGCCCTTCTTCGAGTCGATCGAAGCGGCGCGTCAATTCTGGGCCGAGGACATGGGGCGCGAAAGCTGGCAGGAGATGCTCGACGACATCGACCATCGCTACACCGAGACGCCGGTAGAGGAGTATCTGGTGTATAAGCAGTACGAGGGCGTGGTCTCCGACGGGCTGCCCCGTGGGTTTGCCACTATCTCCCGCAAGGTCGACGTCTACAGCGAGGCGATGATCCGCCTGGCGCGCACGGGCTTCCCCTACATGTACCCTTATGAGCAGCCCTCTTGTGACGATTACGACCCTATCTGCACGTTCCACGAGCCGACTGAAAGCCCGCTGAATGACGCGGAATACCCGCTCGTCATCACCACCGGCCGCCTCCCGCATTTCCATCACGGCACGATGCGCCACGCTCCTTTTATTCGCGAGCTTATGCCCGCGCCCGAGCTGCGCATCAATCCCCAGACCGCTGCCGAGTACGGCATCGAGCATCTGGACTGGGTCAAGATAACCTCGCGCCGCGGCAGCTCCCATGCCCGTGCCTATCTTACCCAGGGAATTGCCCCCGGCGTGCTCATTACCGAGCGCTTCTGGAATCCGGAGTGTTACGACTCCACCCAGGAGACCATCACGCCGGGCATCGAGGAGTGCGGCTACAACATCATGTCCGCAGACTCATTCCAGAACCCTTGTTTCGCCACGAACAGCTATCGCGCGTTCACGGTGAAAATCGAGAAGTGCGATCGCCCGGAGCGCATCTGGGTGGAGAGCAAGGAATTCGAGCCGTTCATGCCGACGCTGCAGAACGAGCCTGTCACCGAGGAGGTGTTCTAAATGGCGAAGGGACTGCTCATAAACCTCGATCGCTGCACGGGCTGCGACAGCTGCATCGTGGCCTGCAAGCTTGAAAACCGTCTGCCGCTCGGGTCGTTCTACAACAAGGTGATAGCCATCGGCCCGACTGGCACTTTCCCCGATGTCGAGAAGTACTGGCTGCCCTCGCAGTGCCAGCAGTGCGAGAACCCTCAGTGCGTGGCAGTGTGTCCCACGGGCGCGAGCTACCGTGATCCCGAGACGGGCTATGTGCTTATCGACAAGGACAAGTGCATTGGCTGCCAGTACTGTCTGTACGGCTGCCCCTATGGCGTGCGTCAGATGGACGAGGAGCACGGCGTGGCCCAGAAGTGCACGCTATGCTCGCAGATCACCGCCGACGGCAGCGATGTGCCCGCCTGCGTGCACAACTGCAACTGCGGCGCCCGCTTCTTCGGCGATTACGACGACCCCGAAAGCGACGTGTGCCGGGAAATGGCGAAGTACTCCGAAGAGTGCATTCACGCCCTTCCCGACCCGGGCAATGCCAAGCCGCTTACCCGCTACATCCTGTCCCCGAAATTCGCCAGTTGGAAGGAGCTGATCTAGGTGGATATCCAATGGCCCCTCGTCCTGTTCTCGCTCATCGCGGGGACGGGAGGATCCCTCTTCGCCTTCGTCGCCCTCTCCGAGCTTGTCGGCGGCAAGGACAAAACGCGCTTTGCCGCAACGGTGACGGTGCTTGTGCTTATCGTCGTCGGCGGATGCCTTTCCATGCTGCATTTGGCGTCGCCGCAGAACGCCTTTGCTGCGCTCACGAACATCTTTTCGTTCTCGGGCATCTCCATTGAGCTGATGCTTCTGGGTCTGACGTTCGTCGCCGCCGCGGCCTATGCGATTGTGGTCAAGCGAGTTCGCAATGCTGCGGCAGCCAAGGTCCTCGCGCTTGTCGGCGGCATTTTGGGTTTGGCCCTCGGCTATTTCTGCGGCCATGGCTACGTTATTGAGGCCCAACCGACCTGGATGCACGAATCGTTGCCCTTGGCCTACTTTGGCACGTCGCTTGCTTGCGGCGCGTTTGCCTATGACATCATCGCTTCGCGCTTAGGCGATGGAAAAGAGGAGCTGCGCGGCCGCATGCCCGTAGCCCTCATGGTGTGCACGACCGTCTCCGCCGTGGCAGTGGTGGCCTATGCGGGAGCCCTCGGCTTCGATGCGGCCATGGCCCATGGCGCTGTGTTTTGGGGAGGAGTTGTGCTCTGCGGCATCGTCGGAACCCTGGGTGCCGGTCTGGTGCGCCTTGTCGGACGTGCGGTTCCGGCTTTGCCCGTAGACGCCATCGGCCTGATCTGCGCTTTCGTGGGCGGGGTTTCGATTCGCGTGCTCATGTGGGCGTGCGCCACGGGCTACCTGGATCTGTTCGCCCATACCGTTCCCAGCGTCATGCTGAATCTCTAGAGGTCTGTCAGGCGGCCTCGTCCGGGGCCGCCCGTTGTTGGAAGGAGCGCATTGTGAACACCGAAGAAGCTGTCTCGCTGCTTGGCTCCAGAGCTGATTTCTACCGCCAGATCGCCCAATGGTACTTCGCTCCGTTGAGTGAGGAGCAGATCGAGGCGCTGGCCGCTCAGGATCTGCGG
Proteins encoded in this window:
- a CDS encoding 4Fe-4S dicluster domain-containing protein, translated to MAKGLLINLDRCTGCDSCIVACKLENRLPLGSFYNKVIAIGPTGTFPDVEKYWLPSQCQQCENPQCVAVCPTGASYRDPETGYVLIDKDKCIGCQYCLYGCPYGVRQMDEEHGVAQKCTLCSQITADGSDVPACVHNCNCGARFFGDYDDPESDVCREMAKYSEECIHALPDPGNAKPLTRYILSPKFASWKELI
- a CDS encoding molybdopterin-containing oxidoreductase family protein translates to MTNMAITRRGFMKAAATATAALGVAGAPVLLDEVDQAFADSIPKREKHKTACHGCTNCCPVCVYTEDGVVVKIEGDPDGPLNKGGVCLKCLSQIQTVYSPRHVLHPMKRVGDRGQNRWEAISWDEATDLAGEQIATAVEKYGPYSYWSARGGGGAYIEWETWGLDYTFGGCNSLASGACQCAMPRDFVSTTSVGFNCCVDMDNVDRWVGVVDNAELDGKRRDDTERVFVLWGSQPHSSKAAHGGHGLVDARSNLGVKSVVVDPYLTAEAAKADVWLPVRPGSDCALMLSWIRYIIDQKAYDEPFVKYWTNLPFLINPDTRLAYRAEEVWPDYVNPAADPDDVYDTPAYVCFDARTNTIQPFPFTAPGDSPVDPVVFATATVNGKEAKTAGQIYWEEAEPWTLEAAAETCWLKPEKIQEAIELYINADFGGISNGVFSDHQENSSTAPLGALAIDSLLGFVETPLSAFQNHGPASLTPDRPTVRTGVFSTSFERYGLGWTTGLTKGENDRLLDDIVAGWDAKGRDGEEMRRYFFQSRCDTMGANAHKGIHQWQTCAPRELREGITTGEPYRPRVMYEMSGNKYAVMGPALEWKKAYDQQDFIIQQYPMMTSFTVQSVDLFLPTTEWLEYDSYEAPATHFNRHYARCQVTHLGETVNPFVSPYQVAKAAVEKLGEDNVFDPDAYKQPFFESIEAARQFWAEDMGRESWQEMLDDIDHRYTETPVEEYLVYKQYEGVVSDGLPRGFATISRKVDVYSEAMIRLARTGFPYMYPYEQPSCDDYDPICTFHEPTESPLNDAEYPLVITTGRLPHFHHGTMRHAPFIRELMPAPELRINPQTAAEYGIEHLDWVKITSRRGSSHARAYLTQGIAPGVLITERFWNPECYDSTQETITPGIEECGYNIMSADSFQNPCFATNSYRAFTVKIEKCDRPERIWVESKEFEPFMPTLQNEPVTEEVF
- a CDS encoding DmsC/YnfH family molybdoenzyme membrane anchor subunit gives rise to the protein MDIQWPLVLFSLIAGTGGSLFAFVALSELVGGKDKTRFAATVTVLVLIVVGGCLSMLHLASPQNAFAALTNIFSFSGISIELMLLGLTFVAAAAYAIVVKRVRNAAAAKVLALVGGILGLALGYFCGHGYVIEAQPTWMHESLPLAYFGTSLACGAFAYDIIASRLGDGKEELRGRMPVALMVCTTVSAVAVVAYAGALGFDAAMAHGAVFWGGVVLCGIVGTLGAGLVRLVGRAVPALPVDAIGLICAFVGGVSIRVLMWACATGYLDLFAHTVPSVMLNL